The Saccharothrix violaceirubra genome segment ATCGCCGGCGGTCGTCGTCGCGACGGCCTCAACTTCAAGGCCGTCGCGCCCAACACCGAGGACCGGGTCGTCGTGGCCGACGGCTACGAGCACTCCGTCGTGATCCGGTGGGGCGACCCGGTCATCCCGGGCGCGCCCGCGTTCGACTTCGAGCAGCAGACGGCCGCCGCGCAGGCGCAGCAGTTCGGCTTCAACAACGACTTCTGCGGTCTCGTGCCGCTGCCGGGCCGCGCCAACCGGTGGCTCATGGTCAGCAACCACGAGTACACGACCGAAGAGTTCATGTTCCGCGACTGGGACGCCGCCAACCCCAAGCGCGAGCACGTCGAGATCGCCTGGGCCGCGCACGGCCTGTCCGTCGTCGTGGTGGAACGCGACCGGCGCAGCGGCAAGCTCCTGCCCCGGCTCGACCGGCACTACAACCGCCGCATCACGCTGACCACGCCGTTCAAGGTCACCGGCCCGGCCGCCGGGTCGAAGTACCTCAAGACCAGCGTCGACCCGACCGGCACCAAGGTGCTCGGCACGCAGAACAACTGCGCGGGCGGCGTCACGCCGTGGGGCACGATCCTGTCCGGCGAGGAGAACTTCAACCAGTACTTCGCCAACGGCAACACGGTCACCGACCCGGCCACCAAGGAGCGGCTGACCCGCTACGGCCTGGCGTCGGGCACGTCCACCCGCAAGTGGGAGCGCTTCGACAAGCGCTTCGACGTGGCGCAGGAGCCCAACGAGGTCAACCGGTTCGGCTGGATCGTCGAGATCGACCCGCTCGACCCGACCTCGACGCCGGTCAAGCACACGGCGCTGGGCCGCTTCAAGCACGAGGGCGCGAACGTGATCATCGCCCGCGACGGCCGCGTGGTCGCGTACATGGGCGACGACGAGCGCTTCGATTACATGTACAAGTTCGTCTCGGACGAGAAGTACAAGCCGGGCAACAGCCGTTTCGCCCGTGAGCACAACAAGAAGCTGCTCGACAAGGGCACGCTCTACGTCGCCAAGTTCACCGGCGACAGCCCGGCCGCCGAGATCGACGGCACCGGCAAGCTCCCGGCCGACGGCGAGTTCGACGGCACCGGCGAGTGGATCCCGCTGGCGCGCAACGACAAGTCGTTCGTGCCCGGCTTCACCGCCGAGGAGGTCTACGTCTTCACGCGCCTGGCCGCCGACAAGGTCGGCCCGACGAAGATGGACCGCCCCGAGGACGTCGAGCCCAACCCGCGCAACCGCCGCGTGTACGCCGCGCTCACCAACAACACCGACCGCGGCAAGGCCGGCAAGGAGGGCGCGACCGAGATCAACCCCCGGCTGGGCAACAAGCACGGCCACGTGCTCGAGCTGGAGGAGCGCCGCGGCGACAACACGGCCACGACGTTCACGTGGAAGCTGCTGCTGGTCTGCGGCGACCCGACCTCGGCCGACACGTACTTCGGCGGCTACGACAAGACCCAGGTCTCGCCGATCTCGTGCCCGGACAACGTGGCGTTCGACTCGCACGGCAACCTGTGGATCTCCACGGACGGCAACGCCCTGAAGTCCAACGACGGCCTGTTCGCCGTCCCGGTCGAGGGCAGGTACCGCGGCCACGTGAAGCAGTTCCTGACCGTGCCCAAGGGGGCCGAGACCTGCGGCCCGTGGATCGAGGACGACTTCGTGCTCGTGTCGGTGCAGCACCCGGGCGAGATCGACGGCGCCTCGGCGAACAACCCGCTGTCGCACTGGCCCGACGGCGGCACCTCCCAGCCCCGTCCCGCCGTGGTCGTGAGCTGGCGCAAGGACCGCGGCCGAGTCTGCGGCTGAGCACTTCCCGGCCGTGCCCGAAACACGGCCACGCGAGGTCCCCGGGCCGGGCGAAGACCGCCCGGCCCGGAGGCCGTCCCATCCCCACGAACACCCGACTCCGCCGCGGCGCAGAACGCGCGCCCTTCCTCCTCGGCGGCCTGCCCGGCGGCGAGCGCCGCTTTTGATCTCTTGACCCGACAGGGAATTCCGGACGCCCGTTAAGGTCCCCCCCCCATGACCCGCCCCGTCGCCCTGATCACCGGCGCTTCCCGCGGCATCGGCGCGGCCGTGGCCCGCGCCCTGGCCCCGACGCACGACCTGCTCCTCGGTGGCCGCGACCTCACCGCGTTGACCACCCTCGCGAACGAACTGCCCGGCGCCCGCCCGTGGCCGGTCGAACTGACCGACACCGAAGCGCTCGAAGCCGCGGTGTTCATGGTCGACCGCCTGGACGTGCTGGTGCACAGCGCCGGCATCGCCGAACTGGGCCCACTCGCCTCCGCGTCCGCCGAGACCTGGCGCCGAACGCTGGAGATCAACGTCGTGGCGGTCGCCGACCTGACCCGCCTGGTACTCCCGAAACTCCGCGAGTCCGCCGGCGACGTAGTGCTGATCAACTCCGGCGCCGGCCTCCAGGCCAACCCCGGCTGGGGCGTGTACGCGGCGAGCAAGTTCGCGCTGAGGGCGTTCGGAGACGCGTTGCGTGCCGAAGAGCCCAAGATCCGCGTGACGTCCGTCCACCCCGGCCGCACCGCCACCGACATGCAACGCGACGTGCGGGCCCAGGAAGGCGCCGAGTACGAGCCGGAGAACTACATCGACCCGGCCTCCGTCGCGGACGCCGTGAAGACCGCCGTCCTGGCCGGACCGGACGCCCACGTGACGCAGGTGGTCGTCCGGTCACGACCACGCGCTCAGTAACGCCTGAACTCCTCGACGGCCAGACCCGGCCGCCACAACCGGATGAGCAGGTGCTTGCCGTCCTCGCCGAGGGCCGTGTGCACGACCTCGGCGAGGTCGAAGCGGAACAGGTGACTGTCCCCTTCGGCGAGCAGTTCGACGGCGACGCCGGAGATCTTGGCGTCGCCGCCTTCTGCGGGCGTGGAGTGCAGCGCGAAACGACCGTCCCGCGCCAAGTCCTGCGCTTTGCGCGCCCCGAGCATGGACCCGAACGTCAGGTCCGCGCCCTGGAACGCCACCTCGACACCGCTGACCCGGGGCGAACCGTCCCGGCGCAGCGTGGCCAGGACGTGGCCGCGCGACGCCAGGAAGATCCGCCTGACCTCGGTCGCCAACCCGCCGGCCTCGTCCTCGAAGCGCTGCCAAGTAGCCATCGGGTCAGCATGCCGCGCGGGGTCGGTCAGCGAAGGCGCTTCGCCACTTCCCGCACGCCCGCCTGCGCCTCGTGCCGGTCGACGCGCGTGGTCTCGCCCGCCTCGACGACCTGCTCGCCCGCGACCCAGACGTCCTTGACCCGGCGCGTTCCGGTCGCCCAGAGGAGGTTGGCCAGGAGCTGGTCGTCGGAGGCGTCCAGGCCGGTGGCGAACGCCGGGTCGTCCACGTCGACGTGCACGATGTCCGCCCAGCGGCCGGGTTCCAGGGCGCCGAGGTCGTCACGGCCCAACGCGGCGGCGCCGCCCCGCGTGGCCAGCAGCAGGGCGTCGGCGGCACGCATGGCCGTCGCGTCGAGCGTCGTGACGCGGGACAGCAGCGCGGCGAGCCGGGCCTCCTCGAACAGGTCGAGGTCGTCGTTGGACGCCGGACCGTCCGTGCCCAGGCCGACGGCGACGCCCGCGTCCAGGTAGCTGCGCAGCGGCGCGATGCCGGACGCGAGCTTGGTGTTCGAGCCGGGGCAGTGCGCGATGCCGACGCCGTGCTTCGCGTAGATCCGCACGTCCTCGGGCGTGAGGTGGACCGAGTGCGCGGACAGCACGCGTCCGCCCAGCACTCCGGCCGCCTCCAGCAGCCTGGGCACCGAGCCGTGCGATTCGCGCTGGGCCAGGTCCTCCTCGGGCGACTCGGCGACGTGGATCTGGAGCAGGGCGCCCCGGTCCCGGGCCTCGTCGGCGACCTCGCCCAGCGCTTCGGGCGTGAGGATGTACGCGGAGTGCGGGCCGTAGCTCAGCTCGATGCGCTCGTGCGGTCCGAACCGCAGGCCGTCGGCGTCGATCCAGCGGGTGATCTCGTCGGTCATCGGCCGCCAGGGCAGGCCGGGCAGGTCCATGATCGCCGCGCCGAACAGGACGCGGGAACCGGCCGCGAGCACGGCGTCGACGAGCTGTTCGCCGTGGAAGTACATCTCGGCGCTGGTGGTCACGCCGTTGCGCAGCATCTCGACGGCGCCGAGGAGCTGGCCGGTCCGGATGTCCGCGGGCTTGAGCTTGGCCTCGGCCGGCCACATGGCCTCGCGCAGCCAGCGCAGCAGCGGCAGGTCGCCGCCGAGTCCGCGCATCAGCACCATCGGGCTGTGCGCGTGGGTGTTGACCAGGCCGGGCAGGAGGATGCCGGTGACCTCGCGGACCTCGCCTGCGAACTCCGGCGCGTCCGCCCTGGGCCCGACGTGGGCGATCCGCCCGTCGACGACGTCGACGACCGCGTCGCGCAGGACCGAGCACTCGGGATCGCAGGGCAGGACAAGGGGGGCGTGGAGGCGCAGCAGCATGATCCCGATACTGCCCGGCTTCCCCCGGCCTCGCGAGTCTTTACTCGCCCGAGTGCGTGTTCCGGTGGCGCCTGAACGCACAACTCGCGGTGTCTGAGTGCACAACTCGCGGTGTCCCAACGCATAACTCGCGCGTTCACGGGCGCGACGTCACTCGACCGTGGGTGCCTGAGTGGAGGACTCGCGCGATCAGGTGGTGAGGGGGAGGGCGGCGCGGACCTCCCAGCCGCCGGCGGGACGGGGTCCGGCGTGGAACGTGCCGCCCAGCAACGCCACGCGTTCGCGCATGCCGACCAGGCCGTAGCCGCCGGACCCGCCGACGGGCGCGGAGCGTTGCGCACGCCCGTCGTCCAGCACGACCACGTGCACGACGTCGTCCACCAAGGTGACCGAAACCTCCACAGTGGACACAGACTCGGCGTGCTTGCGCGTGTTGGTCAAGGACTCCTGGACCAGCCGCAGCACCGAGCGCCCCAACGAGGGCGACACCACCGCGGGCAGGTCCACGTGCAACCGCGCCGGTTGCCCGGACGACGACACCACCTCCCGCACGTCGGCGGCCAGGTCGCTGGTCGCGGCCGGCGCGTCCGCCTCGGTGCCGCGCAACGTCCCCACGAGCCGGCGCATCGCGGTCAACGCCTCGTTCCCGCTGCTGACGATCACCGGCAGCACCCGTGGCGCGGCGTCGGGCACCGCCTGCGCCGCCTGGGCGTGGACCACGATCCCGGTCACGTAGTGCGCCACGACGTCGTGCAACTCGCGGGCCAATGCCATCCGCTCCGCGTTCTGCGCCGCCGCCACCTCCGCGCGCACGGCCGTCGCCCGTTCCCGGTCGCGGGCGCGGAAGTACAGGCCGGTGCCGACGGCGATCAGGAGCATGAGCCCGCTGGCGGTGAGTTCCTGCCACAACGCGGGCCCGTCGTACTCGTACCGCTCGTAGTAGCGCGCCCAGTAGTCGGGGCGCAGCCACGTCGTCGCCACGACCGCGGCCACCACCGCCGCCGTGCCGAGCACCGCGCGCACCGGCCGGGCCGACCGCACCAAGATCGCGATCACGGCCATCGCCGCACCGCCCTCGGTCACCACGATCCGGCCGATCAACGGCGGCGAGGCGACGTCGTCGACGACCCGCAGCAGCAACGAGGACGCCACCAGCGCCGACGCGACGGCCAGCGCCGCGTCGAACGGCCGCCGGGGCGCGATCACGGCGATCGCGCACGCGACCAGCGACCCGGGCAACTGCCACCAGCTCGCCTCGCTGACGGTCTCGCCGCCGAGGAAGAAGAGCAGGGCGAGGACGAGCGGCCACTGCCGGCGGGCCAGGGTGCGCCAGTCGAGGTCGGTGCTCTCCACGACAGGTCACGGTAGGTCCTCGGGGATGACGCGTCGTCCGACCGGGGTACCGAGTTCGGGTCAACCCGAGGGAGGACCCGAACGCCGTGCGATACACCCCGCCGGCCGATGTCCGACGACCCGACGCGGAGCGACTCTGGAGTCACGTCGGAGAACGGAAGGAGAACGCCATGGTGACGCAGGTGGTGACGTGGGCCGGAGCGGTGCTCGGCCTGCTCGTCCTGGTGCTGATGGCGCTGTCGGGCGTGTTCGTGGACTCGCAGCGCTAGTGGTCCCCGCGGTCGCCGTCGGGGAAGCGGCGGACCGCTCCTCCCGGGTCGGGGTCAGCCCTCGACCCGGGTGAACATCAGGTCGTGGCTCACGCGGTCCTCCTCGACCGCGCGCTGCTCGAATTTCGTCACGGGCCGCCAGTCGGGTCGCGGTGCCCAGCCGTCGTGCAGGTTGCGCAGCAGCGGTTCGGCCGAGCACACGGCGAGCATCTGGTCGGCGTAGTGCTCCCAGTCGGTGGCCAGGTGCAGCGTGCCGCCGACCCGCAGCCGGCCGGCGAGCAGCCGCACGAACCCGGGCTGCACGAGCCGGCGCTTGTGGTGCTTCTTCTTGGGCCACGGGTCGGGGAAGAAGATCCGCACCCCGTCGAGCGTGCCGGGTTCGACGTGCTCGGTGAGCAGGTCGACGGCGTCACCGCGCAGGACGCGCAGGTTCGTCGCCTCCAGCGCCTCGGCGCGCATGAGGAGCTGCGCCAGGCCGGGCTTGTAGACCTCGACGGCCACGTAGTTGAGTTCCGGCGCGGCGGCGACGAGCCGCGACGTGGTCTCGCCCATGCCGGAGCCGATCTCCAGCAGCACGGGCGCCTCGCGCCCGAACCACGCCGCGAAGTCGACGGGACCGTCCGGGAGCGCCTTGACCTCACGGCCCAGGCGCTCCCAGTGACGGTCCCAGGCCCGCTCCTGGCCCACCGTCATGCGTTCGCCGCGTTGCACGTAGCTGACGACGGAACGGTGGAAGGGCGGGGTCTGCCGGCTGGACGTCACGGGCGTACAGCCTAAATGGTGGTTAAGCGATGTTCTCCACGTCCTCGATCCGCTCGCGCAGGAGGTCCGGGGTGAACTCGATCGGCTGACGTGTGCCGCTGCCCCGGTGCGTGGGCAGCAGGTCGACCCACCCGGTGTGCCGGTCGGTGAACTGCACGGTCGTGGGCTCGGCCGGGCCGTACACGCCGCTCTCGGACGGCACGAACTCCCAGTAGCCGACCTCGCCGTCGTCGGCCCACGGCACGAACACCCAGCCGGGTCGTTCGGCCAACAGGGTGGTGACCTCGTCTTCGACCGCGAACGCGGCCGAGCGCGAGGCGATCCGGCCCCGGTCGAGCGCGCGCAGCCACCACGGTGCGGGCGCGTGCGCGCCGATCGCGCGGAACATCGCGAGTACCTGGGACTCGTCCGCGCGGTGAATCCACGCGCGTCGTCCGGTCGCCGGCGATTCGACGATTCCGGGGACGCCCGCGGGCTCGATGGCGTTGGACCACTCCAATGCCAGGGTGGGTTCGACGCGCAGGACGCGGTCACGTTGCCGCGGCAGCTTCTTCGACCCGGTGGTCTGTTGTCCTGCGTTCACGTCAGGATCAAGCACCGTCACGGGTTCACCTCCGGTGGGTTCCTTGACGGGGTACCCGAATTCGTGTGCGACCACGCGCCGCCTCACGATTCGGTACTTTCCATCTGACCGGGTTCAGAAGCCCTTGTCATGCTCCTGTGCGTGAGTTCACGGGTTCGTTACCCGGCTCTTACTCCCTTTGCCCGGAAGTCTCGTCCGGAAACACCAAAGCCGTGAAATTCTCATGTGAGGTCGATCACGGACCGTGCCCGGACTGATCGACAATGGTTTCGTCGGTCACCGACATACCGCCGCGCGACGGCATCCCACGACCATCCCTGTCCTTCTCGTGGGGAATTCCCACCGGGTCGAGTCATTCTCCGGCGTGGTACTCCACGGATTCCCGCGTGAGTCGCATGAACGCTTCTTCGAGCGATCCGCGCTGGGGGCTCAACTCGTGCAGGGTGATTCCATTCGACGCGGCAAGTTCGCCGATCCGGCCGGCCTGGAGACCGTGCACGACGACCGCGCCGTCCAGCTCGACGACCCGTGCGGACTCGCCCGTGAGCAGGGGCAACAGCCGGTCGACGTGCGGCGAACGCACACGGACGGTGTCCTCGGTCGCGTCTCGAATGACCTGCTCGGTGCTCGTCTGGGCGATCAGCCGGCCCTTGCCGATCACGACGAGTTCGTGCGCGGTCTGCGCCATCTCGGACAGCAGGTGCGAGGACACGAACACGGTCCGGCCCTCGTCGGCCAGCCGGTGCAGCAGCCGCCGGATCCAGAGGATGCCCTCGGGGTCCAGGCCGTTGACCGGCTCGTCGAACAGCAGGATCTTCGGGTCGCCGAGCAGGGCGCCGGCGATGCCGAGCCGTTGCTGCATGCCCAGCGAGTAGCCGCCCGCGCGGCGCTTGGCCGGCCCGGTCAGGCCGACGAGGTCGAGCACCTCGTCCACGCGCCGCGCCGGCAGCCCGTTCGACCGCGCGAGCCAGCGCAGGTGCGCGTGCCCCGACCGGTTCGGGTGCACCCACTTCGCGTCGAGCAGGGCACCGATCTCGACCAGCGGCCGGTGCAGGTCCCGGTAGTCCCGGCCGTCGATCAGCACGCGGCCGGCGGTGGGCCGGTCCAGGCCGAGGATCATCCGCATGGTCGTCGACTTGCCCGCGCCGTTGGGTCCCAGGAACCCGGTGACCCGGCCGGGCGCGACGGTGAACGACAGGTCGTCCACCGCGACGGTCTTCCCGTAGCGCTTGGTGAGTCCGGTCGCCTCGATCACGGCTCTCCCTCCACGGAACACCGGAAACGGCAAAGGAGCCCGGGCCACCCCCGTGGTGTCCCAGGCTCCTCCCTCCCCCCGCGTCCCGCCAGGGCGGCCCCGATTCCGCCGGGCGGGTGCGTCTTCTAGGCGTCGCGCCGCTTCGCCACCACGAGCGAGATCACGTAGATCACGACCGCGATGCCGGCGAAGTAGGCGAACGACCCCCACGGGCTCAGCTCACCGATGGCCGGCGGCCCGGCGGCCTCCATCTGCCCCTCGGCGCCCGGCAGACCCATGGGGTCGGTGTCGCCGAAGATGAACTTGGTCGCCACGGTGAACGGCATCCACTCGCGGATGTCGTCGCCGATGTTCGGGATCAGCGACACCAGGCCCTCGATGACCAGGGCGAACACCAGGATGATCGACACCGCGCCGGCGGTCTGGCGCACCAGCGTGCCCACGCCCAGCGCCAGGACCGCGCCCGCCGCGTACAGCAGGCCGACGCCCGCGATGTGCCGCCAGTCGTTGGCCGACTCGATGGCGAGCTGCGAGTGGTCGGAGGTGAGCAGCCACGACATGCTCCACGACCCGAACGCGGCGATCTCGCCGACCAGCCCGGCGAGTACGGCCACCACGACGGCCTTGGCCAGCAGTGCCGACGTCCGGTCGGGCACGGCCTGGAACAGCGACTTGATCGTCCCGAAGCGGTACTCGGTGGTCACCGCGAGCGTGGCCATCACCATGGTCACGTACAGCCCGAGCGTGTGCACGAACACCGCGCCCACGACGGGCATCGGCGAGTTGTTCCAGTTCGCCGCGATGATCGACG includes the following:
- a CDS encoding ABC transporter ATP-binding protein; this encodes MIEATGLTKRYGKTVAVDDLSFTVAPGRVTGFLGPNGAGKSTTMRMILGLDRPTAGRVLIDGRDYRDLHRPLVEIGALLDAKWVHPNRSGHAHLRWLARSNGLPARRVDEVLDLVGLTGPAKRRAGGYSLGMQQRLGIAGALLGDPKILLFDEPVNGLDPEGILWIRRLLHRLADEGRTVFVSSHLLSEMAQTAHELVVIGKGRLIAQTSTEQVIRDATEDTVRVRSPHVDRLLPLLTGESARVVELDGAVVVHGLQAGRIGELAASNGITLHELSPQRGSLEEAFMRLTRESVEYHAGE
- a CDS encoding PhoX family protein, with the protein product MSSSTEPGRRLLPLLPNHPLGRSAITCKYRCGDACAHEAPNTSGNAYFGDVVGEVVRRRGLLKAGAVLAVAGAGVGLVGAGTAAAAPSAQAPVQDADVEIAGGRRRDGLNFKAVAPNTEDRVVVADGYEHSVVIRWGDPVIPGAPAFDFEQQTAAAQAQQFGFNNDFCGLVPLPGRANRWLMVSNHEYTTEEFMFRDWDAANPKREHVEIAWAAHGLSVVVVERDRRSGKLLPRLDRHYNRRITLTTPFKVTGPAAGSKYLKTSVDPTGTKVLGTQNNCAGGVTPWGTILSGEENFNQYFANGNTVTDPATKERLTRYGLASGTSTRKWERFDKRFDVAQEPNEVNRFGWIVEIDPLDPTSTPVKHTALGRFKHEGANVIIARDGRVVAYMGDDERFDYMYKFVSDEKYKPGNSRFAREHNKKLLDKGTLYVAKFTGDSPAAEIDGTGKLPADGEFDGTGEWIPLARNDKSFVPGFTAEEVYVFTRLAADKVGPTKMDRPEDVEPNPRNRRVYAALTNNTDRGKAGKEGATEINPRLGNKHGHVLELEERRGDNTATTFTWKLLLVCGDPTSADTYFGGYDKTQVSPISCPDNVAFDSHGNLWISTDGNALKSNDGLFAVPVEGRYRGHVKQFLTVPKGAETCGPWIEDDFVLVSVQHPGEIDGASANNPLSHWPDGGTSQPRPAVVVSWRKDRGRVCG
- a CDS encoding pyridoxamine 5'-phosphate oxidase family protein, translated to MATWQRFEDEAGGLATEVRRIFLASRGHVLATLRRDGSPRVSGVEVAFQGADLTFGSMLGARKAQDLARDGRFALHSTPAEGGDAKISGVAVELLAEGDSHLFRFDLAEVVHTALGEDGKHLLIRLWRPGLAVEEFRRY
- a CDS encoding sensor histidine kinase, which gives rise to MESTDLDWRTLARRQWPLVLALLFFLGGETVSEASWWQLPGSLVACAIAVIAPRRPFDAALAVASALVASSLLLRVVDDVASPPLIGRIVVTEGGAAMAVIAILVRSARPVRAVLGTAAVVAAVVATTWLRPDYWARYYERYEYDGPALWQELTASGLMLLIAVGTGLYFRARDRERATAVRAEVAAAQNAERMALARELHDVVAHYVTGIVVHAQAAQAVPDAAPRVLPVIVSSGNEALTAMRRLVGTLRGTEADAPAATSDLAADVREVVSSSGQPARLHVDLPAVVSPSLGRSVLRLVQESLTNTRKHAESVSTVEVSVTLVDDVVHVVVLDDGRAQRSAPVGGSGGYGLVGMRERVALLGGTFHAGPRPAGGWEVRAALPLTT
- a CDS encoding amidohydrolase family protein; translation: MLLRLHAPLVLPCDPECSVLRDAVVDVVDGRIAHVGPRADAPEFAGEVREVTGILLPGLVNTHAHSPMVLMRGLGGDLPLLRWLREAMWPAEAKLKPADIRTGQLLGAVEMLRNGVTTSAEMYFHGEQLVDAVLAAGSRVLFGAAIMDLPGLPWRPMTDEITRWIDADGLRFGPHERIELSYGPHSAYILTPEALGEVADEARDRGALLQIHVAESPEEDLAQRESHGSVPRLLEAAGVLGGRVLSAHSVHLTPEDVRIYAKHGVGIAHCPGSNTKLASGIAPLRSYLDAGVAVGLGTDGPASNDDLDLFEEARLAALLSRVTTLDATAMRAADALLLATRGGAAALGRDDLGALEPGRWADIVHVDVDDPAFATGLDASDDQLLANLLWATGTRRVKDVWVAGEQVVEAGETTRVDRHEAQAGVREVAKRLR
- the trmB gene encoding tRNA (guanosine(46)-N7)-methyltransferase TrmB, producing MTVGQERAWDRHWERLGREVKALPDGPVDFAAWFGREAPVLLEIGSGMGETTSRLVAAAPELNYVAVEVYKPGLAQLLMRAEALEATNLRVLRGDAVDLLTEHVEPGTLDGVRIFFPDPWPKKKHHKRRLVQPGFVRLLAGRLRVGGTLHLATDWEHYADQMLAVCSAEPLLRNLHDGWAPRPDWRPVTKFEQRAVEEDRVSHDLMFTRVEG
- a CDS encoding SDR family oxidoreductase; the encoded protein is MTRPVALITGASRGIGAAVARALAPTHDLLLGGRDLTALTTLANELPGARPWPVELTDTEALEAAVFMVDRLDVLVHSAGIAELGPLASASAETWRRTLEINVVAVADLTRLVLPKLRESAGDVVLINSGAGLQANPGWGVYAASKFALRAFGDALRAEEPKIRVTSVHPGRTATDMQRDVRAQEGAEYEPENYIDPASVADAVKTAVLAGPDAHVTQVVVRSRPRAQ